In a genomic window of Carassius gibelio isolate Cgi1373 ecotype wild population from Czech Republic chromosome A3, carGib1.2-hapl.c, whole genome shotgun sequence:
- the LOC127950380 gene encoding zinc finger protein 524, whose protein sequence is MSQMEFLVTNVAELLTAAVQEALQLMGQAVFEYQKESARARLENQNLQQKLRELQDRTTGDSNEVLKVPFPIDEPCSGEDHAQEDLIYHGDSTVSKQPEQPQCLSDSPVHIKLVLDEINADNRHHSLQGPCDYSLKNQRPLSRVKSSPPRRNPKPLPGSRESPAASSAQSPLNSNRIKEESKPEPLARSGTEETDNVTTQAPVLPVQDVPQANEHNQLPDSSFFNNVVHYNQPSNLLNSASKHILRSRVENMVQSGGIHTTPSVSESREILHSCHVCGKTFATPSSLGAHFVCHSNERPFVCKCCKFRFSRLADLKKHERIHTGERPYNCSLCGRRFNRTENLRRHLRKVHYGAVL, encoded by the exons ATGTCCCAGATGGAGTTCCTCGTCACGAATGTAGCTGAGCTCCTCACTGCTGCTGTGCAGGAAGCGTTGCAGCTCATGGGTCAGGCTGTGTTCGAGTATCAGAAAGAGTCTGCCAGAGCGCGCCTGGAGAATCAGAACCTCCAGCAGAAGCTCAGAGAACTCCAGGATAGGACGACTGGGGATTCCA atgaaGTCCTGAAAGTCCCCTTTCCCATTGATGAGCCGTGTTCAGGGGAGGATCATGCGCAGGAAGATCTAATTTATCATGGAGATTCAACTGTGAGCAAGCAGCCAGAGCAGCCACAATGTCTGAGTGACAGTCCTGTTCATATAAAGCTGGTTTTAGATGAGATTAATGCAGACAACAGACATCATTCTCTGCAAGGACCCTGTGACTATTCTTTAAAGAACCAAAGACCCCTCTCCAGAGTAAAGAGTAGCCCTCCAAGAAGAAACCCAAAGCCTTTACCTGGCAGCAGAGAGAGTCCAGCAGCCAGCAGCGCTCAGTCACCACTGAACTCAAACAGAATCAAAGAGGAATCTAAACCAGAGCCTCTGGCACGTTCTGGTACAGAAGAGACAGACAATGTGACAACACAAGCTCCTGTGCTTCCTGTGCAAGATGTTCCTCAAGCAAATGAACACAACCAGCTGCCTGATTCTTCTTTTTTCAACAACGTTGTCCATTATAACCAACCTAGTAATTTACTCAATTCTGCTTCCAAACACATTCTTAGGTCACGGGTAGAGAATATGGTCCAATCGGGGGGCATTCACACCACTCCCAGTGTCAGTGAGAGCAGGGAGATCCTGCACAGCTGCCACGTGTGCGGTAAGACGTTTGCGACGCCCTCCAGCCTCGGAGCACACTTTGTGTGCCATTCAAACGAGAGACCTTTTGTGTGCAAGTGCTGCAAGTTCAGGTTCAGTCGTTTAGCAGATCTGAAAAAGCACGAGCGCATTCATACAGGAGAACGGCCATATAACTGTTCGCTCTGTGGACGGAGATTCAACCGAACAGAGAACCTCAGAAGACACTTGAGGAAGGTTCATTATGGAGCAGTGCTCTGA
- the LOC127950250 gene encoding uncharacterized protein LOC127950250 isoform X1 yields MTSSGVEAEMEEQYSEGENHKLVSACISSQLGDGSPAKEQSHDQKPMERESPESPSAIKRWEFGPLLQSFKSKMASLTELVMTPVRLFKPRDSLSLITLPDSHEQLIESNAEKAETDKCRNGLFPKRPSSEKVQCSTAPKRSRVAQRWNFCTVSTSDNLESVLDHIQMHGEISPNEETQIDSPSSQSQTILQDGTRNASPCKAQSPHLRTRPNLSTEKLLNSVSAICVSEQSNVQTDPLIVLHHLSGKRQTRSTDTACGHSHESYFSEEESNLLKPEYKSSTNKTCANTPDAGVSFSASCDFDLIDKDTSTVGREDSFSRMATRKSPRKKHLSGLAGPPSTELASFVKTKGSKTLEVGMKESQLENSTEWTQHLAEISDPPETTTVREVKPKRCRKALQTNKDLEARGKCDVQNAKERRPARNKKVKNNGITLEVNQDEEIFVQVRKKRRGFSAMQPLQDSNVSVGTNNAADGEMRNSVKTSDQMGQDKISRLRKNVKCRMLLTSSNEDDATETTSSQNGIHNVLIDKTMNAPSERQPMQSQEPEVTTETRKTRRHLKSTGVLLQRRNIHLPKHKFEDCVTSVVDPAGPDKPSKITLLPSELSVVAAEKQETCISGLKAEEEIQEILPPVSTAQVDSERKLSRPTKNLIRPRRKEISVAKRIGAVGGNNEAESIEKTTEAVPVLPFSGSGPNRLLRSYSCPEISSLGFSDCHFPQSHTHALSTTSPSRKSSPTPLPIHLHSPSKRTRRHTVCSVEIEREIAPLCLRKEVYPSSPYSPSSSLTALASCFLSSPLAFLSKSSSQGHSYSSATSSGSVSAPSSFNTSSSAPSSFSPPFSSTLPSCHALNGPSPVTPSPVTPSTSVSSICSSVEGDSRVLQMECEESIDEESSHFDLKLSAAFSEEKALSDSEIKTEIKDGQRGKVSSIRIRKKIPKPQNNLTPMGLPKVIRIKKKDFSLEEIYTNKNFSKPPDGRLETIFEVPLHRRDGSQAVLGQKKVKRFVEFPELGVARKPKKPLVGVLAGGGAQRNAGFSRTRRGVGVSSRAEDGLTLQQMESLLCSKLQELDTWMALQQVLG; encoded by the exons ATG aCCAGCTCTGGAGTCGAGGCTGAGATGGAGGAGCAATATTCAGA agGTGAAAACCACAAGCTGGTATCGGCCTGTATAAGCTCCCAGTTAGGAGATGGCAGCCCCGCAAAGGAGCAAAGCCATGACCAGAAGCCAATGGAGAGGGAGTCCCCAGAGAGCCCTTCAGCAATAAAAAGATGGGAGTTTGGCCCACTTCTACAGTCATTCAAATCCAAGATGGCTAGCTTAACTGAGCTTGTCATGACCCCTGTTCGGCTTTTTAAGCCCAGAGACTCTCTATCCTTGATCACACTTCCTGATAGCCATGAACAGTTGATAGAGTCAAATGCTGAAAAGGCAGAGACTGATAAATGTAGAAATGGATTGTTTCCAAAAAGGCCTTCTTCGGAAAAGGTGCAATGCAGCACTGCTCCAAAACGCAGCAGAGTTGCACAGAGATGGAATTTTTGTACAGTTTCAACAAGTGACAACCTTGAATCAGTATTGGATCATATTCAAATGCACGGCGAGATTTCACCAAATGAAGAAACTCAGATAGACAGTCCTTCAAGCCAGTCACAAACCATCCTTCAGGATGGGACACGTAATGCCAGTCCTTGTAAAGCACAGAGTCCTCACCTCAGGACTAGACCAAATCTGTCCACAGAGAAACTTTTGAATTCTGTAAGTGCCATTTGTGTGTCCGAGCAATCCAATGTTCAAACGGATCCGCTGATCGTTCTGCATCATCTGTCAGGTAAGAGACAGACCCGAAGCACTGACACAGCCTGTGGACATAGTCATGAGTCCTACTTTTCAGAAGAGGAATCAAACCTCTTGAAACCTGAATATAAAAGTAGCACAAACAAAACTTGTGCAAACACGCCCGATGCTGGAGTCTCTTTTAGCGCTTCCTGTGATTTTGATTTGATAGATAAAGACACAAGCACAGTTGGCAGGGAAGACTCTTTTTCACGTATGGCCACAAGGAAAAGCCCTAGAAAGAAACATCTGTCAGGGTTGGCTGGACCCCCTTCCACTGAACTGGCTTCTTTTGTGAAAACAAAAGGATCAAAGACTTTGGAAGTGGGGATGAAGGAATCACAATTAGAAAACAGTACGGAGTGGACACAGCACTTGGCTGAAATATCAGACCCTCCAGAGACCACTACTGTCAGGGAAGTGAAGCCAAAGAGATGCAGAAAAGCTCTTCAGACAAACAAAGACTTGGAGGCCAGGGGGAAATGTGATGTACAGAATGCTAAAGAGAGAAGACCTGCGAggaataaaaaggtaaaaaacaaTGGCATCACTCTGGAAGTAAACCAGGACGAAGAAATATTTGTTCAGGTTAGGAAAAAGAGGAGAGGGTTTTCTGCAATGCAACCACTCCAAGACTCAAATGTGTCTGTTGGTACTAATAATGCTGCAGATGGTGAGATGAGAAATTCTGTCAAAACCTCAGATCAAATGGGACAGGATAAGATAAGTCGTTTGagaaaaaatgtcaaatgtagGATGTTACTGACCTCTAGCAATGAAGATGATGCCACTGAAACTACATCCTCTCAAAATGGCATACATAATGTCCTGATTGACAAGACAATGAATGCTCCATCAGAACGTCAACCTATGCAGTCACAAGAGCCTGAGGTGACCACTGAAACTCGAAAAACAAGACGGCATCTTAAAAGTACAGGTGTTTTGTTGCAGAGGAGAAACATTCATTTGCCCAAGCACAAGTTTGAGGACTGCGTGACTTCAGTGGTTGATCCAGCAGGGCCTGATAAACCTTCGAAAATAACACTACTGCCGAGTGAACTGTCTGTTGTTGCAGCTGAGAAGCAGGAGACATGTATTTCTGGACTGAAAGCAGAAGAAGAAATACAGGAGATTTTGCCACCTGTTTCAACAGCTCAGGTGGATTCAGAACGAAAACTAAGCAGACCCACAAAGAATTTAATCCGACCAAGAAGAAAAGAAATTTCCGTTGCAAAAAGGATAGGTGCTGTTGGGGGTAACAATGAAGCGGAGAGCATAGAAAAGACAACGGAAGCTGTTCCAGTACTACCGTTTTCAGGTAGCGGTCCCAACCGCCTCCTGCGCAGCTACTCCTGTCCTGAAATCTCGTCCCTAGGATTCAGTGACTGTCATTTCCCCCAGTCCCACACGCATGCCTTAAGCACTACCTCACCCAGCAGAAAGAGCTCACCCACACCACTGCCCATCCACCTTCACTCTCCGTCCAAGCGCACTCGCCGGCACACTGTCTGCAGTGTGGAGATTGAGCGTGAAATTGCCCCTTTGTGTCTCCGTAAGGAGGTGTACCCCTCTTCCCCTTATTCTCCCTCCTCCTCCCTCACAGCCCTTGCCTCGTGTTTTTTGTCCAGTCCTTTAGCGTTCTTGTCTAAAAGCTCAAGCCAAGGGCATAGTTATAGTAGCGCCACCAGCTCTGGCAGTGTTTCAGCTCCCTCCAGTTTTAACACATCATCATCAGCACCGTCCTCTTTCAGTCCCCCCTTTTCTTCCACCCTCCCGTCCTGTCATGCTTTAAACGGCCCCTCCCCTGTCACTCCCAGCCCTGTGACACCTTCCACCTCTGTGTCATCAATCTGCAG TTCTGTGGAAGGAGACAGTCGAGTGCTTCAAATGGAGTGTGAGGAGTCAATAGATGAAGAGAGTTCACACTTTGACCTTAAACTCTCTGCGGCCTTCTCAGAGGAGAAAGCATTATCAGACTCTGAAATCAAG ACCGAGATCAAGGATGGCCAGCGTGGAAAGGTGTCCTCAATTCGTATCCGTAAAAAGATTCCAAAGCCTCAGAATAATCTCACACCTATGGGCCTTCCTAAGGTCATCAG aataaagaaGAAGGATTTCAGCTTGGAAGAGATCTACACAAATAAAAACTTCAGCAAGCCTCCTGATGG ACGTTTGGAAACCATATTTGAGGTGCCTCTTCACCGGCGTGATGGCTCTCAGGCTGTCCTGGGCCAAAAAAAGGTGAAGCGCTTTGTCGAATTCCCTGAATTGGGTGTTGCCAGGAAGCCCAAGAAACCTCTGGTTGGTGTACTGGCGGGGGGCGGAGCCCAGAGGAACGCTGGGTTCAGTAGAACCAGACGAGGGGTCGGGGTCTCTTCCAGAGCGGAGGATGGCCTCACCCTGCAGCAGATGGAGTCCCTCCTTTGCTCCAAGCTTCAGGAGTTGGACACCTGGATGGCACTGCAGCAGGTTTTGGGATGA
- the LOC127950250 gene encoding uncharacterized protein LOC127950250 isoform X2 codes for MEEQYSEGENHKLVSACISSQLGDGSPAKEQSHDQKPMERESPESPSAIKRWEFGPLLQSFKSKMASLTELVMTPVRLFKPRDSLSLITLPDSHEQLIESNAEKAETDKCRNGLFPKRPSSEKVQCSTAPKRSRVAQRWNFCTVSTSDNLESVLDHIQMHGEISPNEETQIDSPSSQSQTILQDGTRNASPCKAQSPHLRTRPNLSTEKLLNSVSAICVSEQSNVQTDPLIVLHHLSGKRQTRSTDTACGHSHESYFSEEESNLLKPEYKSSTNKTCANTPDAGVSFSASCDFDLIDKDTSTVGREDSFSRMATRKSPRKKHLSGLAGPPSTELASFVKTKGSKTLEVGMKESQLENSTEWTQHLAEISDPPETTTVREVKPKRCRKALQTNKDLEARGKCDVQNAKERRPARNKKVKNNGITLEVNQDEEIFVQVRKKRRGFSAMQPLQDSNVSVGTNNAADGEMRNSVKTSDQMGQDKISRLRKNVKCRMLLTSSNEDDATETTSSQNGIHNVLIDKTMNAPSERQPMQSQEPEVTTETRKTRRHLKSTGVLLQRRNIHLPKHKFEDCVTSVVDPAGPDKPSKITLLPSELSVVAAEKQETCISGLKAEEEIQEILPPVSTAQVDSERKLSRPTKNLIRPRRKEISVAKRIGAVGGNNEAESIEKTTEAVPVLPFSGSGPNRLLRSYSCPEISSLGFSDCHFPQSHTHALSTTSPSRKSSPTPLPIHLHSPSKRTRRHTVCSVEIEREIAPLCLRKEVYPSSPYSPSSSLTALASCFLSSPLAFLSKSSSQGHSYSSATSSGSVSAPSSFNTSSSAPSSFSPPFSSTLPSCHALNGPSPVTPSPVTPSTSVSSICSSVEGDSRVLQMECEESIDEESSHFDLKLSAAFSEEKALSDSEIKTEIKDGQRGKVSSIRIRKKIPKPQNNLTPMGLPKVIRIKKKDFSLEEIYTNKNFSKPPDGRLETIFEVPLHRRDGSQAVLGQKKVKRFVEFPELGVARKPKKPLVGVLAGGGAQRNAGFSRTRRGVGVSSRAEDGLTLQQMESLLCSKLQELDTWMALQQVLG; via the exons ATGGAGGAGCAATATTCAGA agGTGAAAACCACAAGCTGGTATCGGCCTGTATAAGCTCCCAGTTAGGAGATGGCAGCCCCGCAAAGGAGCAAAGCCATGACCAGAAGCCAATGGAGAGGGAGTCCCCAGAGAGCCCTTCAGCAATAAAAAGATGGGAGTTTGGCCCACTTCTACAGTCATTCAAATCCAAGATGGCTAGCTTAACTGAGCTTGTCATGACCCCTGTTCGGCTTTTTAAGCCCAGAGACTCTCTATCCTTGATCACACTTCCTGATAGCCATGAACAGTTGATAGAGTCAAATGCTGAAAAGGCAGAGACTGATAAATGTAGAAATGGATTGTTTCCAAAAAGGCCTTCTTCGGAAAAGGTGCAATGCAGCACTGCTCCAAAACGCAGCAGAGTTGCACAGAGATGGAATTTTTGTACAGTTTCAACAAGTGACAACCTTGAATCAGTATTGGATCATATTCAAATGCACGGCGAGATTTCACCAAATGAAGAAACTCAGATAGACAGTCCTTCAAGCCAGTCACAAACCATCCTTCAGGATGGGACACGTAATGCCAGTCCTTGTAAAGCACAGAGTCCTCACCTCAGGACTAGACCAAATCTGTCCACAGAGAAACTTTTGAATTCTGTAAGTGCCATTTGTGTGTCCGAGCAATCCAATGTTCAAACGGATCCGCTGATCGTTCTGCATCATCTGTCAGGTAAGAGACAGACCCGAAGCACTGACACAGCCTGTGGACATAGTCATGAGTCCTACTTTTCAGAAGAGGAATCAAACCTCTTGAAACCTGAATATAAAAGTAGCACAAACAAAACTTGTGCAAACACGCCCGATGCTGGAGTCTCTTTTAGCGCTTCCTGTGATTTTGATTTGATAGATAAAGACACAAGCACAGTTGGCAGGGAAGACTCTTTTTCACGTATGGCCACAAGGAAAAGCCCTAGAAAGAAACATCTGTCAGGGTTGGCTGGACCCCCTTCCACTGAACTGGCTTCTTTTGTGAAAACAAAAGGATCAAAGACTTTGGAAGTGGGGATGAAGGAATCACAATTAGAAAACAGTACGGAGTGGACACAGCACTTGGCTGAAATATCAGACCCTCCAGAGACCACTACTGTCAGGGAAGTGAAGCCAAAGAGATGCAGAAAAGCTCTTCAGACAAACAAAGACTTGGAGGCCAGGGGGAAATGTGATGTACAGAATGCTAAAGAGAGAAGACCTGCGAggaataaaaaggtaaaaaacaaTGGCATCACTCTGGAAGTAAACCAGGACGAAGAAATATTTGTTCAGGTTAGGAAAAAGAGGAGAGGGTTTTCTGCAATGCAACCACTCCAAGACTCAAATGTGTCTGTTGGTACTAATAATGCTGCAGATGGTGAGATGAGAAATTCTGTCAAAACCTCAGATCAAATGGGACAGGATAAGATAAGTCGTTTGagaaaaaatgtcaaatgtagGATGTTACTGACCTCTAGCAATGAAGATGATGCCACTGAAACTACATCCTCTCAAAATGGCATACATAATGTCCTGATTGACAAGACAATGAATGCTCCATCAGAACGTCAACCTATGCAGTCACAAGAGCCTGAGGTGACCACTGAAACTCGAAAAACAAGACGGCATCTTAAAAGTACAGGTGTTTTGTTGCAGAGGAGAAACATTCATTTGCCCAAGCACAAGTTTGAGGACTGCGTGACTTCAGTGGTTGATCCAGCAGGGCCTGATAAACCTTCGAAAATAACACTACTGCCGAGTGAACTGTCTGTTGTTGCAGCTGAGAAGCAGGAGACATGTATTTCTGGACTGAAAGCAGAAGAAGAAATACAGGAGATTTTGCCACCTGTTTCAACAGCTCAGGTGGATTCAGAACGAAAACTAAGCAGACCCACAAAGAATTTAATCCGACCAAGAAGAAAAGAAATTTCCGTTGCAAAAAGGATAGGTGCTGTTGGGGGTAACAATGAAGCGGAGAGCATAGAAAAGACAACGGAAGCTGTTCCAGTACTACCGTTTTCAGGTAGCGGTCCCAACCGCCTCCTGCGCAGCTACTCCTGTCCTGAAATCTCGTCCCTAGGATTCAGTGACTGTCATTTCCCCCAGTCCCACACGCATGCCTTAAGCACTACCTCACCCAGCAGAAAGAGCTCACCCACACCACTGCCCATCCACCTTCACTCTCCGTCCAAGCGCACTCGCCGGCACACTGTCTGCAGTGTGGAGATTGAGCGTGAAATTGCCCCTTTGTGTCTCCGTAAGGAGGTGTACCCCTCTTCCCCTTATTCTCCCTCCTCCTCCCTCACAGCCCTTGCCTCGTGTTTTTTGTCCAGTCCTTTAGCGTTCTTGTCTAAAAGCTCAAGCCAAGGGCATAGTTATAGTAGCGCCACCAGCTCTGGCAGTGTTTCAGCTCCCTCCAGTTTTAACACATCATCATCAGCACCGTCCTCTTTCAGTCCCCCCTTTTCTTCCACCCTCCCGTCCTGTCATGCTTTAAACGGCCCCTCCCCTGTCACTCCCAGCCCTGTGACACCTTCCACCTCTGTGTCATCAATCTGCAG TTCTGTGGAAGGAGACAGTCGAGTGCTTCAAATGGAGTGTGAGGAGTCAATAGATGAAGAGAGTTCACACTTTGACCTTAAACTCTCTGCGGCCTTCTCAGAGGAGAAAGCATTATCAGACTCTGAAATCAAG ACCGAGATCAAGGATGGCCAGCGTGGAAAGGTGTCCTCAATTCGTATCCGTAAAAAGATTCCAAAGCCTCAGAATAATCTCACACCTATGGGCCTTCCTAAGGTCATCAG aataaagaaGAAGGATTTCAGCTTGGAAGAGATCTACACAAATAAAAACTTCAGCAAGCCTCCTGATGG ACGTTTGGAAACCATATTTGAGGTGCCTCTTCACCGGCGTGATGGCTCTCAGGCTGTCCTGGGCCAAAAAAAGGTGAAGCGCTTTGTCGAATTCCCTGAATTGGGTGTTGCCAGGAAGCCCAAGAAACCTCTGGTTGGTGTACTGGCGGGGGGCGGAGCCCAGAGGAACGCTGGGTTCAGTAGAACCAGACGAGGGGTCGGGGTCTCTTCCAGAGCGGAGGATGGCCTCACCCTGCAGCAGATGGAGTCCCTCCTTTGCTCCAAGCTTCAGGAGTTGGACACCTGGATGGCACTGCAGCAGGTTTTGGGATGA